One Fontisphaera persica DNA window includes the following coding sequences:
- a CDS encoding prolyl oligopeptidase family serine peptidase: MAATSTPLSYPSTRKLDHWDDYHGQRIADPYRWLEDADSPETKAWIEAQNRVTFALLESIPERAAIRQRLTELWNYERYGVPARQGERYFFSKNDGLQNQSVLYTAATLEAPPRVLLDPNRLSADGTVALAGSAVSEDGRWLAYGLSGAGSDWQTWKVRNVQTGEDLPDELKWIKFSGAAWTHDHQGFFYSRYDEPKPGAQYQAVNRFPKVYYHRLGTPQTEDRLIYHRPDQPNWGFYSTVTEDGRYLILTVTRGTDTRNGVFYLDLQASDGQVVELLNEFDADYSFIGNEGPVFWFRTDWQAPRGRVIAIDTRQPQRAAWREIIPQTKDTLRGVSVVGERFMAHYLRDAHSAVRIHHLNGRLDRELKLPGLGSVSGFGGKRTDRETFFAFTSYTTPGTIYRLDFSTMKTTVWRAPQVKFNPNDYLTRQVFYRSKDGTRVPMFITHRKGLRRDGQRPVYLYGYGGFNISLTPSFSVASLVWMEMGGVLAIPNLRGGGEYGEEWHRAGMKNLKQNVFDDFIAAAEWLVQNRYTRPDKLAIGGGSNGGLLVGACMTQRPELFGAALPAVGVMDMLRFHKFTIGWAWTAEYGNPDLPEDFRYLLAYSPLHQLKPGIRYPATLITTADHDDRVVPAHSFKFAARLQECQAGPAPVLIRIETRAGHGAGKPTSKMIEEAVDRWAFLVRALDLRPRLP, from the coding sequence ATGGCTGCAACCTCCACGCCTCTTTCTTACCCGTCCACCCGCAAGCTTGATCATTGGGATGATTACCATGGCCAGCGCATTGCTGATCCCTACCGATGGCTGGAGGATGCCGATTCCCCGGAAACCAAGGCGTGGATTGAGGCGCAAAATCGCGTCACTTTTGCTTTGCTGGAGTCCATTCCGGAACGGGCTGCCATTCGGCAACGCCTTACTGAGCTTTGGAATTACGAGCGCTACGGAGTGCCGGCCCGGCAGGGTGAAAGGTACTTCTTCAGCAAAAACGACGGATTGCAAAATCAATCGGTGCTTTATACCGCCGCCACATTGGAGGCGCCCCCGCGGGTGTTGCTGGACCCCAACCGTCTTTCTGCCGACGGCACGGTGGCCCTTGCTGGCTCCGCTGTGAGCGAAGACGGGCGGTGGCTTGCGTATGGCTTGTCGGGCGCAGGCTCTGACTGGCAAACGTGGAAAGTGCGCAATGTGCAAACCGGCGAAGACCTGCCTGATGAATTGAAATGGATTAAGTTCTCAGGCGCCGCCTGGACGCATGACCACCAAGGTTTCTTCTACAGCCGTTATGATGAACCTAAACCCGGCGCTCAATATCAGGCGGTCAATCGCTTCCCGAAAGTTTATTACCATCGCCTGGGCACCCCGCAAACCGAGGATCGCCTCATTTATCATCGGCCAGACCAGCCCAATTGGGGCTTTTACAGTACGGTGACAGAAGACGGCCGCTATTTGATTCTCACCGTAACCCGCGGCACGGATACCAGGAATGGAGTTTTTTACCTGGATTTGCAGGCTTCCGACGGCCAAGTGGTGGAGCTGTTGAATGAATTTGATGCGGATTATTCATTTATTGGCAACGAGGGGCCGGTGTTTTGGTTTCGCACTGACTGGCAGGCGCCGCGTGGCCGGGTCATCGCCATAGATACCCGCCAACCCCAGCGTGCGGCTTGGCGGGAAATTATTCCGCAAACCAAGGACACCCTGCGCGGCGTTTCGGTGGTGGGCGAGCGGTTCATGGCCCATTATTTGCGCGACGCCCACTCGGCGGTGCGCATCCATCATTTGAATGGGCGGTTGGATCGTGAACTCAAACTGCCGGGACTGGGCAGTGTTTCGGGCTTTGGCGGCAAGCGCACGGACCGCGAGACCTTCTTTGCCTTCACCAGTTACACCACGCCGGGCACGATATACCGGCTGGATTTTTCGACGATGAAGACGACGGTCTGGCGCGCGCCTCAGGTCAAGTTTAACCCCAATGATTATCTTACGCGCCAGGTCTTTTATCGCAGCAAAGATGGGACACGAGTCCCCATGTTCATTACTCATCGCAAAGGATTGCGGCGGGATGGGCAGCGGCCGGTGTACTTGTACGGTTACGGGGGCTTCAACATCAGCCTGACCCCTTCGTTCTCGGTGGCCAGTCTGGTATGGATGGAAATGGGAGGCGTGTTGGCCATTCCCAATTTGCGCGGGGGCGGTGAATATGGCGAAGAATGGCATCGGGCCGGCATGAAGAACCTCAAACAAAATGTTTTTGATGATTTTATTGCCGCGGCCGAGTGGCTTGTCCAAAACCGATATACCCGGCCTGACAAACTGGCCATTGGCGGTGGCAGCAACGGCGGTCTCCTGGTGGGGGCGTGCATGACGCAGCGCCCGGAGCTTTTTGGAGCGGCGCTGCCTGCCGTGGGAGTGATGGACATGCTGCGCTTCCACAAATTCACCATAGGTTGGGCCTGGACGGCTGAATATGGCAATCCAGACCTACCCGAGGATTTTCGGTATTTGCTGGCCTATTCTCCGCTGCACCAACTCAAGCCAGGCATTCGCTATCCGGCCACCTTGATCACCACCGCCGATCATGATGACCGGGTTGTGCCGGCGCACAGCTTCAAGTTTGCCGCTCGTCTGCAGGAATGCCAGGCTGGGCCGGCGCCGGTTTTAATCCGTATTGAAACCCGCGCAGGTCACGGAGCCGGCAAGCCCACCTCCAAAATGATTGAAGAAGCGGTAGACCGGTGGGCCTTTCTGGTTCGCGCGCTGGATTTGCGCCCGCGCCTTCCCTAA
- a CDS encoding POT family MFS transporter yields the protein MSVPRYPSKPVETTGIPPGIPYIIGNEAAERFSFYGMRTILVVFMTQYLMNAQGQLAPMPEAEARAWFHTFVSAVYFLPILGAILSDALLGKYRTIFYLSIVYCFGHLALAIDDTRIGLAIGLTLIAVGSGGIKPCVSANVGDQFGRANQHLLPRVFGWFYFSINFGSFFSTLLTPWLLKHHGPAWAFGVPGIFMFLATLIFWMGRNKFVRVPPAGMQFVKDLFSLNNLKIIGRLVPIYLCVAMFWALWDQTSSAWVLQAEKMDRQIFGREILSSQVQAINPLLILILIPFCSYILYPLIDRVWKLTPLRKIGLGFFLTVPSFVLTAWVESQIQAGHHPHISWQFLAFVIISLAEVMVSITCLEFSYTQAPVTLKSLVMSVYLLSISLGNAFTAAINHLIQNPDGSSKLDGTDYYLFFTALMAITSLVYVFIAGWYKEQPVHLATEATEK from the coding sequence ATGTCTGTGCCGCGTTATCCTTCCAAACCGGTGGAAACCACGGGAATCCCGCCTGGCATTCCGTACATCATCGGCAATGAAGCCGCCGAGCGTTTCAGTTTTTACGGCATGCGCACCATCCTGGTGGTGTTCATGACCCAATATCTGATGAACGCCCAGGGCCAGCTCGCGCCCATGCCGGAGGCTGAAGCGCGGGCCTGGTTTCACACTTTTGTGTCTGCGGTTTATTTCCTGCCAATCCTGGGAGCCATCCTCTCGGACGCATTACTGGGCAAGTATCGTACCATTTTCTACCTTTCGATTGTCTATTGCTTTGGCCATCTGGCCCTCGCCATTGATGACACCCGGATCGGACTGGCCATTGGATTGACCTTGATTGCGGTTGGCTCCGGCGGCATCAAACCGTGTGTTTCCGCCAATGTAGGCGATCAATTTGGGCGAGCCAATCAACACCTTCTTCCGCGTGTTTTTGGCTGGTTTTATTTCTCCATCAATTTTGGCTCCTTTTTCTCAACGCTCCTCACCCCCTGGCTGCTGAAACACCATGGGCCGGCGTGGGCGTTTGGAGTGCCCGGTATTTTCATGTTTCTGGCCACCCTAATCTTCTGGATGGGGCGCAACAAGTTTGTGCGAGTCCCGCCCGCAGGGATGCAATTTGTCAAAGACTTGTTCAGCCTGAACAATTTGAAGATTATCGGGCGGCTGGTGCCCATTTATTTGTGCGTTGCGATGTTTTGGGCCTTGTGGGACCAAACCAGCTCGGCCTGGGTGTTGCAGGCGGAAAAAATGGACCGCCAAATTTTTGGACGGGAAATCTTGTCCTCGCAAGTCCAGGCCATCAATCCGCTGCTCATCCTGATCCTGATACCGTTCTGTTCCTATATCTTGTATCCCCTCATTGACCGGGTGTGGAAGCTCACCCCGCTGCGCAAGATCGGCCTGGGCTTTTTCCTCACCGTCCCCTCCTTTGTACTAACCGCGTGGGTCGAATCTCAGATTCAGGCAGGCCATCATCCCCATATTTCCTGGCAGTTCCTGGCCTTTGTGATTATCAGTCTGGCAGAGGTCATGGTAAGCATCACGTGCCTGGAATTTTCCTATACCCAGGCGCCGGTGACCTTGAAATCACTGGTGATGTCGGTGTATCTGCTTTCGATCTCCCTGGGGAATGCCTTTACCGCCGCCATCAATCACCTGATTCAGAATCCTGACGGTTCCAGCAAACTGGACGGCACGGATTACTACTTGTTTTTCACCGCGCTGATGGCCATCACCTCATTGGTTTATGTCTTTATTGCCGGCTGGTACAAAGAGCAGCCGGTGCACCTTGCCACGGAGGCCACCGAAAAATAA
- the ilvC gene encoding ketol-acid reductoisomerase: MAIIDFGGTQEKVVTRKEFPIAKARKVLKDEVIAIIGYGVQGPAQGLNLRDNGFNVIVGQAKQFKKDWDRAVKDGWVPGKTLFDIEEAVQRGTIIQMLVSDAAQRAIWPTVKKHLKDGDALYFSHGFSIAYKKLTGVIPPPNVDVIMVAPKGSGTSVRRNFLSGAGINSSYAVEQDYTGRAEERCLAVGIGIGSGYLFPTTFEHEVFSDLTGERGVLMGALAGIMEAQYDVLRANGHTPSEAFNETVEELTQSLIRLVDEKGMDWMYANCSATAQRGALDWKPKFKKAVMPVFKELYKRVKSGEECKRVLKACGAPNYQEQLQKELNEIRDSEMWRAGAAVRALRPKEPAKAITKGTKGVAGRASN; the protein is encoded by the coding sequence ATGGCCATTATTGATTTCGGCGGCACGCAAGAAAAAGTGGTGACCCGGAAGGAATTTCCGATTGCCAAGGCCCGTAAAGTTCTGAAGGACGAGGTTATTGCCATTATTGGCTACGGAGTGCAGGGGCCGGCGCAAGGGCTGAACCTGCGGGACAACGGCTTCAATGTCATTGTCGGCCAGGCCAAACAGTTCAAAAAAGACTGGGACCGCGCCGTAAAAGATGGATGGGTCCCGGGCAAGACCCTCTTTGACATCGAAGAAGCCGTGCAACGGGGCACAATCATTCAGATGCTGGTTTCTGATGCCGCTCAACGAGCCATCTGGCCCACGGTGAAGAAGCACCTGAAGGACGGCGACGCGCTTTACTTCAGTCACGGATTCAGCATTGCTTACAAAAAACTTACGGGCGTGATTCCGCCGCCCAATGTGGACGTGATCATGGTGGCGCCCAAGGGATCAGGCACGTCCGTGCGTCGCAATTTCCTTTCCGGGGCCGGCATTAATTCGAGCTATGCCGTGGAGCAGGATTACACCGGTCGCGCGGAGGAGCGCTGTCTGGCGGTGGGCATCGGCATTGGCTCGGGTTACCTGTTCCCCACTACTTTCGAGCATGAGGTGTTCAGCGATTTGACCGGTGAGCGCGGCGTGCTCATGGGCGCCCTGGCGGGCATCATGGAAGCGCAATACGACGTGTTGCGCGCGAATGGCCACACGCCGAGCGAGGCCTTCAATGAAACGGTGGAGGAATTGACCCAAAGCCTCATCCGGTTGGTGGATGAGAAGGGCATGGACTGGATGTATGCCAATTGCTCCGCCACCGCGCAACGGGGCGCGCTGGACTGGAAACCCAAATTCAAGAAGGCGGTCATGCCAGTGTTCAAAGAATTGTATAAACGGGTCAAAAGCGGCGAGGAATGCAAGCGAGTGCTGAAGGCTTGCGGCGCGCCAAATTACCAGGAGCAACTCCAGAAGGAGCTTAACGAAATCCGCGACTCCGAGATGTGGCGCGCAGGCGCCGCCGTGCGCGCATTGCGTCCCAAGGAGCCGGCCAAGGCCATTACCAAAGGCACCAAAGGGGTGGCAGGCCGCGCTTCAAATTAA
- a CDS encoding glycoside hydrolase family 28 protein yields the protein MSPFAPSRGYCSCLKRPILPWSYPVTTRFLYPACWAALLSCFTASSATFNVRDFGAQGDGRHVDSPSIQKAMDAAAMQGGGQVVFPAGRYLSGTLHLRNNLTLVWEAGARLVGATNLDLYAAPTPPAYMPEAKWGKWHRGLMVGQGVTNVTLIGPGVIDGNRVFDPTGEERMRGPHTIVFVDCRNFTIRDLEIVDSANYAIFFQVSDEVEIRRVKIRGGWDGVHWRGAPERWCKDVRIIDCQMYTGDDSIAGRYWERTVIQNCVLNSSCNPVRIIGPVRQLIIQQCLLYGPGLEPHRTSNRFNALAGINLQPGAWDATRGLTDDVFISDVTMHHVAAPVHISLKPGNTAGTIRVQRLTAAGVYRAALSAESWAESPITNVVLRDVTIEYTGGGKAASPLPTVRAPGVDVRPLPAWGLYVRNVQKLELDQVRLRWEQPDSRPAMLLERVEEAWLDKVSLRVAEGGVAPLVTTNVTKVYLRQTDLSEPFRELNASPTRP from the coding sequence ATGTCGCCCTTTGCCCCAAGCCGTGGGTATTGCAGTTGCCTTAAGAGGCCAATTTTGCCATGGTCATACCCCGTGACCACTCGGTTTTTATATCCAGCATGCTGGGCTGCGCTGCTTTCATGCTTCACGGCCTCCTCCGCCACTTTCAATGTCCGTGATTTCGGCGCTCAAGGTGACGGCCGTCACGTGGATTCGCCCTCCATCCAAAAAGCCATGGACGCCGCCGCAATGCAGGGAGGTGGTCAGGTGGTTTTTCCAGCGGGACGTTACCTGTCTGGCACTCTACATCTGCGGAATAACCTTACCCTGGTGTGGGAGGCGGGGGCACGGCTGGTGGGCGCCACTAATCTTGACCTCTACGCTGCCCCCACGCCGCCGGCCTACATGCCGGAAGCCAAATGGGGTAAATGGCACCGCGGTCTGATGGTTGGACAAGGGGTTACCAACGTAACCCTGATTGGCCCCGGAGTGATTGATGGCAATCGCGTGTTTGACCCCACCGGCGAAGAGCGCATGCGCGGGCCGCACACCATCGTCTTTGTGGACTGCCGGAACTTTACCATTCGCGACCTGGAAATCGTGGATTCGGCCAATTACGCCATTTTCTTTCAGGTCAGCGATGAAGTGGAAATTCGGCGGGTGAAAATTCGTGGCGGCTGGGACGGCGTCCATTGGCGGGGCGCCCCAGAACGCTGGTGCAAAGATGTGCGCATCATTGACTGCCAGATGTACACGGGTGACGACTCCATTGCCGGCCGTTATTGGGAGCGGACCGTCATTCAAAATTGTGTGCTCAACAGCTCCTGCAACCCGGTGCGCATTATTGGCCCCGTGCGCCAGTTGATCATTCAACAATGCCTGCTTTATGGGCCTGGTTTGGAGCCGCATCGCACTTCCAACCGCTTCAATGCCCTGGCCGGCATCAACCTGCAGCCTGGAGCCTGGGATGCCACCCGTGGTTTAACGGACGATGTATTTATTTCGGATGTCACCATGCACCATGTGGCTGCGCCTGTGCACATTTCCCTGAAACCGGGCAACACTGCCGGCACCATTCGCGTGCAACGCCTCACCGCCGCAGGGGTCTATCGGGCTGCCCTTTCCGCAGAAAGCTGGGCTGAGTCCCCGATTACCAACGTGGTTTTGCGGGATGTGACCATTGAATACACCGGGGGCGGCAAGGCAGCCTCACCGTTGCCAACAGTGCGCGCCCCGGGCGTGGACGTGCGCCCCTTGCCTGCGTGGGGTCTGTATGTCCGAAATGTTCAAAAACTCGAACTGGATCAAGTGCGCCTGCGCTGGGAACAACCCGACAGCCGCCCAGCGATGCTGCTGGAGCGGGTGGAGGAAGCCTGGCTGGACAAGGTAAGCTTGCGCGTGGCTGAAGGCGGCGTTGCGCCACTGGTTACCACCAATGTAACCAAGGTGTACCTTCGGCAAACGGATCTTTCCGAGCCTTTCCGCGAACTTAATGCCTCTCCCACCCGTCCATAA
- a CDS encoding aminopeptidase yields MTDPRFAKLAKVLVEYSTRLKRGEKVLVELFDVPDEFSVELIRAVRAAGAIPIIETRHSRLMRELIRESTPHHAALVRDLELFRIKKMDAYIAVRGAFNANENADVPSERMAMYTRTLRPVLNHRINHTRWVVLRWPTASMAQAANMSTEAFEDFYFQVCTMDYGRMAKAMQPLVRRMKTADRVQIKSPGTDLTFSIKGIGAKGCEGRLNIPDGEVFSCPVKNSVNGVIQFNTPTIYSGKRFENVRLEFKQGKIVNATGSDTKRLNEILDTDAGARYVGEFALGFNPYILNPMCDILFDEKIAGSLHFTPGQAYEIADNGNRSAVHWDMVLIQRPEWGGGEIWFDGELIRKDGLFVPNDLQGLNPENLK; encoded by the coding sequence ATGACTGACCCACGTTTTGCCAAATTGGCCAAAGTCTTGGTGGAGTACTCCACCCGCTTGAAACGAGGTGAAAAAGTCCTGGTGGAGCTGTTTGATGTGCCGGACGAGTTTTCCGTGGAATTGATTCGGGCAGTGCGGGCGGCGGGGGCCATTCCAATTATTGAAACCCGGCACAGCCGCTTGATGCGGGAGCTTATTCGCGAAAGCACCCCCCACCACGCTGCTTTGGTGCGGGACTTGGAGCTGTTTCGGATTAAGAAGATGGATGCTTACATTGCAGTCCGCGGCGCCTTTAATGCGAACGAAAATGCCGATGTTCCATCGGAGCGCATGGCCATGTACACACGCACTTTGCGGCCCGTGCTCAATCATCGCATCAATCACACCCGCTGGGTGGTTCTGCGTTGGCCCACCGCCTCTATGGCGCAGGCCGCCAACATGAGCACGGAGGCATTTGAAGATTTTTATTTTCAGGTGTGCACCATGGACTACGGACGCATGGCCAAAGCCATGCAACCTTTGGTGCGCCGCATGAAAACCGCTGACCGAGTGCAGATTAAATCACCCGGCACCGACCTGACCTTCAGCATTAAAGGCATCGGCGCCAAGGGATGTGAGGGGCGGCTGAACATACCCGATGGCGAAGTTTTTTCCTGCCCGGTCAAAAACAGTGTTAATGGCGTGATTCAATTCAATACGCCGACCATTTATTCGGGCAAACGTTTCGAGAATGTGCGTCTGGAGTTCAAGCAGGGCAAAATCGTCAATGCCACCGGCAGCGACACCAAACGCCTGAACGAAATCTTGGATACTGATGCGGGAGCGCGTTATGTGGGAGAATTCGCGCTGGGCTTCAATCCGTACATCTTGAATCCTATGTGCGATATCCTTTTCGATGAAAAGATCGCCGGCTCCTTGCACTTCACCCCCGGCCAGGCCTATGAGATAGCCGATAACGGCAATCGCTCGGCCGTGCACTGGGATATGGTGCTCATCCAAAGACCTGAATGGGGCGGCGGTGAAATATGGTTCGACGGGGAGCTCATCCGCAAAGATGGACTATTTGTGCCCAACGACCTGCAGGGTTTGAACCCCGAAAATCTCAAATGA
- a CDS encoding polyphosphate polymerase domain-containing protein — MAIDRMQAQRFELKYLISEETALQVRDFVSCHLDLDEYGVAKPHLSYDVHSLYLDSDTLRTYWDTINGNRNRFKLRIRFYSTDPSVPVYFEIKRRVNNCIMKQRGGVKGSAMPLLLQGYLPEPDHLVSYTPKALVALQNFSRLMHMIQAKPKVHIAYLREAYANEPGTVRVTMDREVRAQPNLTGVISTEMTNPHYSFKPWVILELKFTDRFPNWFGDLVRHFNIMQRGAAKYCASIQAIGAGPLKSPFPVVPEEEVQYTE, encoded by the coding sequence ATGGCGATTGATCGGATGCAGGCCCAGCGGTTTGAGCTGAAATACCTGATCAGCGAAGAAACCGCCTTGCAGGTGCGCGACTTTGTTTCCTGCCACCTGGACCTGGATGAGTACGGGGTGGCCAAGCCCCATCTGTCCTACGATGTGCATAGTTTGTATCTCGATTCGGACACGTTGCGGACGTACTGGGATACCATCAACGGCAACCGCAATCGTTTCAAGCTGCGCATTCGTTTCTACAGCACTGACCCCAGCGTGCCGGTTTACTTTGAAATCAAGCGGCGGGTTAATAACTGCATTATGAAACAGCGGGGTGGGGTCAAAGGCTCGGCCATGCCGTTGCTTCTGCAAGGTTATTTGCCGGAGCCTGACCATCTGGTGTCCTACACGCCGAAAGCCCTCGTGGCGTTGCAGAATTTCTCGCGGCTCATGCACATGATTCAGGCCAAGCCCAAAGTGCACATTGCCTATCTGCGGGAGGCTTATGCCAACGAGCCGGGTACGGTGCGCGTTACCATGGACCGCGAGGTGCGCGCGCAACCCAACCTCACTGGCGTTATCAGCACGGAAATGACCAATCCCCATTACAGCTTCAAGCCGTGGGTCATTCTGGAGCTGAAATTCACCGATCGCTTCCCCAACTGGTTCGGTGATTTGGTGCGCCATTTTAACATCATGCAGCGGGGTGCCGCCAAGTACTGTGCCAGTATTCAAGCCATCGGCGCCGGCCCCCTTAAAAGCCCCTTCCCCGTGGTACCTGAGGAGGAGGTTCAATATACTGAATGA
- a CDS encoding FAD-dependent oxidoreductase: protein MRCLSTILVVLSAAGWLSSRAATVLVEAESFPSLGGWVVDTQFIEIMGSPYLMAHGLGKPVNDAETALTLPQTGTYRIWVRTKDWVARWGAPGTPGRFQLLVNGQPLPVTFGTEGAEWHWQAGGEVRFTQREIKLALRDLTGFNGRCDAILLSDDPHFVPPHDSTPAASWRRRWSGLPEKPRDAGEFDLVVVGGGYAGTAAAVSAARMGCKVALIQNRPVLGGNGSSEIRVWAQGKTRRGLFPRLGEIVEEFMDQAKASPGTAEEFADDRKEAVVRAEKNIQLFLNTHALGVEKNGQRILAVVALDVRTGELRRFQGRLFADCSGHATLGRMSGADHTVRETDHLGMSNMWRWRTNQTATPFPPVPWALDLSMNDFPYPRNGRGEWFWETGFNRHPLHDLEYMRDWNLRAVFGAFHAMKNKEGREAHLNAELEWVAYIGGTRESVQLLGDVILTRDDIVEKRPFPDGCVPTTWDIDLHYPREEYAKKYPQDPFISRAVFDQSVDREHGYPVPYRCLYSRNMENLFMAGRNVSVTHEALGTVRVMKTGGMMGEVVGKAASICLKHDCTPRDVFERYLTELKTLCHLPGATRRATVHAPLQIPPNPPPLPAPVPPEGIDPKTLPGLVIDDAQAKFSGTWSEKGSLKGYIGSGYRYATAGSKAVARFEFQVPQDGRYEVRLAHQPHENRAKNTPVTVFCAEGEKQVEVNQQAAPLLPHGFVSLGIFRFSTGKVWAVEIRAAGANGYVHADAVQVLPAP, encoded by the coding sequence ATGCGTTGCCTTTCCACTATTCTCGTGGTGTTGTCGGCTGCAGGATGGTTGTCCTCGCGCGCCGCCACGGTTCTTGTAGAAGCGGAAAGTTTCCCATCGTTGGGAGGCTGGGTGGTGGACACCCAATTCATCGAGATCATGGGGTCTCCCTACCTCATGGCCCATGGGCTGGGCAAGCCCGTCAATGACGCTGAAACCGCATTGACCCTGCCTCAAACGGGCACATATAGGATATGGGTGCGCACCAAGGACTGGGTGGCGCGATGGGGGGCGCCGGGCACTCCTGGCCGATTTCAACTTTTGGTCAACGGCCAACCCTTGCCGGTCACTTTCGGCACAGAAGGGGCCGAGTGGCACTGGCAGGCAGGAGGAGAGGTCAGGTTCACCCAGCGGGAAATCAAACTGGCATTGCGTGATTTAACCGGGTTTAACGGGCGTTGTGACGCCATCTTACTTTCCGACGATCCGCATTTTGTCCCTCCCCATGATTCAACCCCGGCCGCGTCATGGCGAAGGCGATGGTCTGGATTGCCAGAAAAACCGCGTGATGCAGGTGAATTTGATCTGGTGGTGGTGGGCGGAGGGTATGCCGGCACGGCGGCCGCCGTGTCTGCGGCGCGCATGGGGTGCAAGGTGGCGCTGATACAAAACCGGCCCGTGTTAGGCGGCAACGGCAGCAGCGAAATCAGAGTATGGGCCCAGGGCAAAACACGGCGCGGCCTCTTTCCAAGGCTGGGAGAAATTGTGGAGGAATTCATGGACCAGGCCAAAGCCTCGCCGGGCACCGCCGAAGAGTTTGCCGATGATCGCAAGGAAGCCGTCGTGCGCGCCGAAAAAAACATTCAGCTTTTTCTAAATACTCACGCCCTGGGAGTGGAGAAAAATGGTCAACGTATTCTGGCGGTGGTTGCGTTGGATGTCCGCACGGGCGAGCTGCGGCGTTTCCAAGGGCGATTGTTTGCGGATTGCTCAGGCCATGCCACCTTGGGACGGATGTCTGGCGCGGACCATACGGTGCGTGAAACAGATCACTTGGGCATGAGTAATATGTGGCGATGGCGAACCAATCAAACCGCCACTCCTTTCCCCCCTGTGCCGTGGGCGCTGGACTTGAGCATGAACGACTTCCCCTACCCCCGGAATGGCCGTGGAGAATGGTTTTGGGAAACGGGTTTCAACCGGCATCCGCTGCACGATTTGGAGTATATGCGCGATTGGAATCTGCGGGCAGTTTTCGGGGCCTTCCATGCCATGAAAAACAAAGAGGGCCGGGAAGCGCATCTGAATGCGGAGTTGGAATGGGTGGCCTACATTGGCGGCACGCGCGAGTCCGTCCAGCTTCTGGGCGATGTCATCCTGACCCGGGATGATATTGTGGAAAAACGCCCCTTCCCTGATGGTTGTGTGCCCACGACGTGGGACATTGACCTGCATTATCCCCGTGAGGAGTATGCGAAAAAATATCCGCAAGACCCTTTCATTTCTCGCGCGGTTTTTGACCAGTCAGTGGACCGCGAGCACGGCTACCCTGTGCCCTATCGCTGCCTTTATTCCCGCAACATGGAAAATCTCTTCATGGCCGGCCGGAATGTGAGTGTGACGCATGAAGCGTTGGGCACGGTGCGCGTCATGAAAACCGGCGGGATGATGGGCGAGGTGGTGGGCAAGGCCGCCTCCATTTGCTTGAAGCACGATTGCACTCCGCGTGATGTTTTTGAGCGTTATCTTACCGAGCTTAAGACATTGTGTCATCTGCCCGGCGCCACCCGGCGGGCCACTGTCCATGCCCCTTTGCAAATTCCCCCCAATCCCCCACCCCTGCCCGCTCCAGTGCCGCCGGAGGGCATTGACCCCAAAACGCTGCCAGGCCTGGTGATTGATGATGCGCAGGCAAAGTTCAGCGGTACGTGGAGCGAGAAAGGCAGCCTCAAAGGTTACATTGGAAGCGGATATCGCTATGCCACCGCCGGCTCCAAAGCCGTGGCTCGTTTTGAATTTCAAGTGCCCCAGGATGGCCGCTATGAGGTGCGGCTTGCGCATCAACCGCATGAAAACCGCGCGAAAAACACGCCGGTGACGGTTTTTTGCGCAGAGGGAGAAAAGCAGGTGGAGGTTAACCAGCAGGCGGCTCCCCTCTTGCCGCATGGCTTTGTATCGCTTGGAATTTTCCGTTTTTCCACCGGCAAGGTTTGGGCAGTGGAAATTCGCGCTGCCGGTGCTAATGGTTATGTCCATGCGGACGCCGTGCAGGTGCTGCCCGCGCCCTGA
- a CDS encoding RrF2 family transcriptional regulator, with protein MKISKKTDYALRALFTLVDAYGKGPVSIRELAERNAVPKRFLEHIMLDLKAKGWVTSIPGARGGYQLAKPPEKITMGEIVRYFDGIIAPIECVSVSGYQACSQEAVCRFRRVFLDARNYVTLLMDRSTLADVARGAPVTGREVFSQGFIGGEGI; from the coding sequence ATGAAGATTTCAAAAAAGACAGACTACGCTTTGCGTGCCTTGTTCACGCTGGTGGATGCGTACGGCAAAGGACCGGTCTCCATTCGCGAACTGGCCGAGCGGAATGCCGTGCCCAAGCGCTTTTTGGAGCACATTATGCTGGACCTGAAGGCCAAGGGATGGGTGACCAGCATCCCGGGCGCAAGGGGTGGCTACCAGCTTGCGAAGCCGCCGGAAAAAATCACCATGGGTGAAATTGTGCGCTATTTTGATGGAATTATTGCGCCCATCGAGTGTGTCTCCGTTTCCGGTTACCAGGCCTGCTCGCAAGAGGCTGTCTGCCGGTTTCGTCGTGTTTTTCTGGATGCCCGAAATTATGTGACCCTGCTCATGGATCGCTCCACCCTGGCCGATGTGGCGCGGGGTGCGCCCGTGACCGGGCGCGAAGTTTTTTCTCAAGGCTTTATCGGGGGTGAGGGTATTTGA